A stretch of Labrus bergylta chromosome 19, fLabBer1.1, whole genome shotgun sequence DNA encodes these proteins:
- the LOC110005811 gene encoding fatty acid-binding protein, liver produces MDFNGTWKVYYEENVEDFLRVIGAPAIAVKMRKDNKPVIVIEQKGEDFTCTIKTPVITKVHSFTIGKETEMTAVDGRKFKCTVREEDGKMITETEKFTSVREIIGDEMIETMTAGSVTFISKSKRV; encoded by the exons ATGGACTTCAACGGCACTTGGAAAGTTTATTATGAAGAAAACGTCGAGGATTTCTTGAGAGTGATTG GTGCACCTGCGATCGCAGTGAAAATGCGGAAGGACAACAAGCCGGTGATCGTGATCGAGCAGAAGGGCGAAGACTTCACCTGCACGATAAAGACTCCCGTCATCACCAAAGTCCACTCGTTCACCATCGGGAAGGAGACGGAGATGACGGCAGTGGACGGCAGGAAGTTTAAG TGCAccgtcagagaggaggatgggAAGATGATCACTGAGACGGAGAAGTTCACCTCTGTCCGAGAGATCATCGGTGATGAGATGATTGAG aCCATGACTGCCGGCTCGGTGACTTTCATCAGCAAAAGCAAACGGGTCTGA